CCCAGAAGTTCCAGTTTCTTTTTTAATTCCTTTTTATATTCCAGAAAATTCCTTGGGTAAGACTCCCCATTTTTCTTTTTCTCTTTAAGAGCAAGAATACTTCTCCATACGAAATGCTGAAAAGTTATTCCTTTTATTTCATAAGGATACTGAAATCCAAGAAAAAGGCCAAGCGAAGCCCTTTCATCAGCTTTAAGTTCTAAAATATTTCTACCCTTAAAAATTATTTCTCCTTTTGTAACCTTATATTTGGGATGACCCATAAGAACAAACCCAAGGGTTGTCTTACCAGAACCGTTTGGTCCCATTATCGCATGAATTTTTCCCTTTTCAAGAAAAAGATTTAAACCTTTTAAAATTTCTTTATCTTCAACAGATACATGAAGATCTTTTATTAAAATACCTTCCATTTTTGCCTCCTTTTTAACCAATTGAACCTTCCATTTCAAGTTGAATCAATCTATTTAATTCAACCGCATACTCCATGGGAAGCTCTTTTGTAAGGGGTTCAATAAAACCAAGAACAATTAGGGCAAGGGCTTCTGACTCCGGAATACCCCTTGAAGTTAAATAAAAAATCTCTTCCTCAGATATTCTACCAATACTTGCCTCATGACCCAAATCAACCTCTTCCTCCTTAATCTCCATATAAGGATAAGTATCAGACCTTGATTTTTCATCAAGAATCAAAGCATCACAATTTACATTTGACCTTACTCCCTTTGCTCCTTTTATAATTCTTACAAGCCCCCTATAGGTTGTCCTTCCACCGTCTTTGCTTACACTTTTTGAAATAATCCTGCTTGAAGTATAAGGCGCAAGATGAATTGCCTTTGCTCCTGTATCCTGATGCTGACCTTTTCCTGCATATGCTACTGAAATTATTTCAGCTCTTGCTCCTTTTTCCTTCATTATAACACATGGATACTTCATTGTAACCCTTGAACCCATATTACCATCAACCCATTCTACAACTGCATCCTGATAAGCAATAGCTCTTTTTGTAACAAGATTGTAAATATTGTTAGCCCAGTTTTGAATTGTGGTATACCTGACCCTTGAACCCTTTTTTGCTATAATTTCAACAACAGCAGCATGCAATGAATAAGAAGAATACATAGGCGCAGTGCAACCTTCAATATAATGGACAAAGGAACCTTCATCAGCAATAATTAGAGTCCTTTCAAATTGACCCATGCTTGCAGCATTAATCCTAAAATATGCCTGCAAAGGAAATTCAACATGAACACCAGGTGGAACATAAATAAAACTTCCACCACTCCAGACTGCTGAATTGAGTGCAGCA
This DNA window, taken from candidate division WOR-3 bacterium, encodes the following:
- the sufC gene encoding Fe-S cluster assembly ATPase SufC; amino-acid sequence: MEGILIKDLHVSVEDKEILKGLNLFLEKGKIHAIMGPNGSGKTTLGFVLMGHPKYKVTKGEIIFKGRNILELKADERASLGLFLGFQYPYEIKGITFQHFVWRSILALKEKKKNGESYPRNFLEYKKELKKKLELLGFDDNFAERDLNVGFSGGEKKRAEVLQMLLLKPEFAVLDEVDSGLDIDSIRIVAKAIDLMRSPDFGALLITHYQRILNYVKPDKVYVMVNGKIVKEGGFEIVQEVEKTGYKVFENSNI
- the sufB gene encoding Fe-S cluster assembly protein SufB, which gives rise to MENLKDVLTIDLKKYDFRDEVDYLYTAPKGLTKKVVEDISSIKGEPDWMREFRLRSFEIFLKKPMPLWGADLKGINFDEISYYVRPTDRKGTSWEDVPEYIKNTFEKLGIPEAERKFLAGVGAQYDSEVVYHNIRKDLEKKGVIFLDTDTALKKYPEFFKEYFGKVVPPTDNKFAALNSAVWSGGSFIYVPPGVHVEFPLQAYFRINAASMGQFERTLIIADEGSFVHYIEGCTAPMYSSYSLHAAVVEIIAKKGSRVRYTTIQNWANNIYNLVTKRAIAYQDAVVEWVDGNMGSRVTMKYPCVIMKEKGARAEIISVAYAGKGQHQDTGAKAIHLAPYTSSRIISKSVSKDGGRTTYRGLVRIIKGAKGVRSNVNCDALILDEKSRSDTYPYMEIKEEEVDLGHEASIGRISEEEIFYLTSRGIPESEALALIVLGFIEPLTKELPMEYAVELNRLIQLEMEGSIG